The Corynebacterium suranareeae genome window below encodes:
- a CDS encoding CHY zinc finger protein — MRGHLIDGDGRCIHYHGPLDIVGNKCATCNQWWACHRCHEEIAGHPFGKMLIDAPSSLQCGHCGGLTAYGAQKCPRCGHGFNPGCSLHTPLYYKIPS; from the coding sequence ATGCGCGGCCACCTCATTGACGGCGACGGCCGCTGCATCCACTATCACGGCCCGCTCGACATCGTCGGCAACAAATGCGCCACATGCAATCAGTGGTGGGCGTGTCATCGCTGCCACGAGGAGATCGCGGGACACCCGTTCGGGAAAATGCTTATCGACGCCCCCTCCTCCCTTCAATGCGGTCACTGTGGGGGACTTACGGCCTATGGCGCGCAAAAATGCCCGCGGTGCGGGCATGGTTTCAATCCAGGCTGTTCGCTCCACACTCCGTTGTACTACAAAATACCCTCTTGA
- a CDS encoding response regulator: MDQTLKVLVIDDDFRVAGIHASIVDASPGFSVVGTARTLAEAKTLIATFSPDLLLVDVYLPDGDGIDLVGTSNIDAFVLSAADDIKTVRRAMRAGALGYLLKPFPQKRLVERLDRYVRYRHVLSGTQGLSQDKIDQATAILNGTQAPVTVSRSATEQLLLDALEGQELSATEASEAAGVSRATAQRRLAAMASQGVIQVRLRYGQSGRPEHLYSKPLL; the protein is encoded by the coding sequence ATGGATCAAACACTTAAAGTTTTAGTAATTGATGATGATTTCCGCGTCGCCGGCATTCACGCCTCCATTGTTGATGCGTCCCCTGGATTTTCGGTGGTCGGTACCGCGCGCACCCTCGCAGAGGCAAAAACGCTGATCGCCACATTTTCCCCAGACCTTTTGCTTGTTGATGTCTACCTTCCCGACGGCGACGGCATTGACCTCGTGGGCACTTCCAACATTGATGCGTTTGTGCTCAGCGCAGCCGATGACATCAAAACAGTTCGACGCGCCATGCGCGCCGGGGCACTCGGATATCTGCTCAAACCATTTCCCCAAAAACGTCTCGTGGAACGCCTTGACCGTTACGTCCGCTACCGCCATGTCTTATCCGGCACCCAAGGACTTTCCCAAGACAAAATTGACCAGGCAACCGCAATCCTCAACGGCACCCAAGCGCCAGTCACCGTCTCTAGATCCGCCACAGAGCAATTGCTTCTCGACGCCCTGGAAGGCCAAGAACTCTCTGCAACAGAAGCTTCCGAAGCCGCCGGAGTTTCACGTGCCACAGCACAGCGCAGGCTGGCAGCGATGGCTAGCCAAGGTGTGATCCAGGTTCGCCTTCGGTACGGACAGTCCGGGCGACCAGAGCATCTATATTCAAAGCCACTGCTCTAG
- a CDS encoding CitMHS family transporter, translated as MSSSTLLLASGQVTALAADYTLSHTPSDGILVVLGFAMILTFMTLIMLGRMTPMVAMLLVPTIFGLIAGAGLGLGDMALDAIKDMAPTAALLMFAIMFFGIMIDVGLFDPLIRGITRVLHDDPAKVVLGTAILAGVVSLDGDGSTTFIITTSAMLPIYLRLGMSPVVLTCTAGLINGTMNILPWGGPTVRAAAALGLEPADVFVPMVPSLIAGVVICLLFAWFLGLSERKRLGKIDSSRFGGPGLDAPESDSGSGSSSSKKGYPGLGGLGKGSGKGSGKDQNTPKPGPNGGGVIVEDREVETEQHINLNESTLAENMTDSLLDPHRATLRPKLFWFNAALTAVVMVLLVADIFPLAFVFMAGAGLALAVNFPKVKDQANEMLAHSSSIVGVVSMVLAAGVLVGVLNGTGMVDAMATWITTVIPNAMGPHLAVITGLLSIPMTFFMSNDAFYFGILPVLAESASHFGIEPVEMARASITGQPVHMQSPLVPAILLLVSLANVNLGDHHKKVLWRACIVSIAMLAVALFIGVVPLSA; from the coding sequence ATGAGCAGCTCAACACTTCTCCTGGCTTCGGGACAAGTCACGGCCCTAGCCGCTGACTACACGCTAAGCCACACCCCTTCAGACGGAATACTGGTAGTCCTCGGATTCGCCATGATCCTCACCTTCATGACACTGATCATGCTGGGACGCATGACCCCCATGGTGGCCATGCTGTTGGTCCCCACCATCTTCGGTCTCATCGCAGGCGCAGGACTCGGCCTAGGCGACATGGCACTTGACGCCATCAAAGACATGGCCCCCACCGCAGCACTCCTCATGTTTGCAATCATGTTCTTCGGAATCATGATTGACGTCGGACTTTTCGACCCCCTAATCCGCGGCATCACCAGGGTCCTCCACGACGACCCCGCAAAAGTTGTCCTCGGCACCGCAATCCTGGCCGGTGTAGTCTCCCTCGACGGCGACGGCTCCACCACCTTCATCATCACCACCTCCGCAATGCTGCCCATCTACCTGCGCCTAGGAATGAGCCCCGTGGTTCTCACCTGCACCGCTGGCCTGATCAACGGCACCATGAACATCCTCCCTTGGGGTGGCCCAACCGTTCGCGCCGCAGCAGCACTTGGCCTTGAACCAGCCGACGTTTTCGTACCAATGGTCCCATCGCTTATCGCCGGCGTGGTCATCTGCCTGCTCTTTGCATGGTTCCTCGGACTGTCCGAGCGCAAGCGCCTGGGCAAGATCGACTCTTCACGCTTTGGTGGACCAGGTCTGGATGCGCCTGAATCAGATTCCGGATCCGGCTCCAGCTCCAGCAAGAAGGGCTACCCAGGGCTGGGCGGACTGGGTAAAGGCTCTGGTAAAGGCTCGGGTAAAGATCAGAACACCCCTAAGCCTGGCCCTAACGGCGGTGGCGTAATTGTTGAAGACCGCGAAGTTGAAACTGAGCAGCACATCAACCTCAACGAATCCACACTCGCAGAAAACATGACTGACTCCCTGCTCGATCCACATCGCGCAACGCTACGCCCGAAGCTGTTCTGGTTCAACGCAGCTCTGACGGCAGTGGTCATGGTTTTGTTGGTTGCCGATATCTTCCCACTCGCCTTCGTCTTCATGGCTGGCGCTGGACTTGCCCTCGCGGTGAACTTCCCTAAGGTCAAGGATCAGGCAAACGAAATGCTGGCGCACTCTTCCAGCATCGTCGGCGTTGTCTCCATGGTTTTGGCAGCAGGTGTTTTGGTCGGCGTGCTCAACGGCACCGGCATGGTCGATGCGATGGCCACCTGGATCACCACCGTTATTCCGAACGCCATGGGCCCTCACCTGGCTGTGATCACCGGTTTGCTGTCCATCCCAATGACATTTTTCATGTCCAACGACGCCTTCTACTTCGGTATCCTTCCGGTTCTTGCAGAAAGCGCTTCCCACTTCGGAATCGAGCCTGTGGAAATGGCCCGCGCATCCATCACCGGCCAGCCGGTTCACATGCAAAGCCCGCTGGTTCCAGCGATCCTCCTGCTAGTGTCCCTCGCCAATGTCAACCTTGGCGATCACCACAAGAAGGTTCTGTGGCGTGCCTGCATCGTATCCATTGCGATGCTCGCCGTAGCGCTATTCATCGGCGTTGTGCCACTCAGCGCTTAA
- a CDS encoding sensor histidine kinase: MDIIRFATRILVIQVATVALVVAICTGIFAVLMMDQMKTEAEHTALSIGRSVASNPQIREEVALDTQTGASPSAEELANGDIQAIAQAANERTGALFVVVTDGLGIRLSHPDEERLGEQVSTSFEAAMRGEETMAWETGTLGASARAKVPIFAPDSNIPVGEVSVGFERDSVYSRLPMFLAALALISVLGILIGVGVAMGMRRRWERVTLGLQPEELVTLVQNQTAVIDGIDEGVLALSPNGTIGVHNEQAQSMIDAGPMSGRTLKELGLDLGLDGVVLHGQHPETVAHNGRILYLDFHPVRRGDQDLGYVVTIRDRTDIIELSERLDSVRTMTHALRAQRHEFANRIHTATGLIDAGRVHDAAEFLGDISRNGGQSHPLIGSAHLNEAFLSSFLSTASISASEKGVSLRINSDTLILGTVKEPEDVATILGNLINNAIDAAVSGEAPRWIDLTLMDDADTLVISVADSGPGIPEGVDVFATASQIGDSEDNERTHGHGIGLKLCRALARSHGGDVWVIDQGTEDGAVFGVKLPGVME; encoded by the coding sequence GTGGACATCATTCGCTTTGCTACCCGAATACTGGTGATTCAAGTGGCTACCGTCGCTTTGGTGGTAGCTATCTGCACCGGAATCTTCGCAGTTTTGATGATGGATCAGATGAAAACTGAGGCCGAGCACACAGCGTTGTCCATCGGACGTTCAGTGGCATCCAATCCGCAGATCCGCGAGGAAGTAGCGCTTGATACTCAAACAGGCGCAAGCCCGTCAGCCGAAGAATTAGCCAACGGAGATATCCAAGCCATTGCCCAGGCGGCCAATGAACGCACCGGAGCCTTGTTCGTTGTGGTCACCGACGGTTTAGGTATCCGCCTGTCCCACCCAGATGAGGAACGTCTAGGTGAGCAGGTGAGCACTAGCTTCGAGGCAGCCATGCGAGGTGAAGAAACCATGGCGTGGGAGACCGGAACCCTTGGTGCATCCGCACGAGCAAAAGTACCCATCTTCGCGCCGGATTCTAATATCCCAGTTGGTGAGGTCAGTGTTGGGTTTGAACGCGACAGTGTTTATTCTCGCCTGCCCATGTTCCTCGCAGCCCTCGCGCTTATTTCTGTGTTGGGAATCCTCATCGGCGTGGGTGTAGCCATGGGCATGCGTCGGCGTTGGGAGCGCGTGACCTTAGGTCTGCAGCCAGAAGAGCTGGTCACCCTTGTGCAAAATCAGACCGCTGTCATTGATGGCATCGATGAGGGGGTGCTGGCGCTGAGCCCAAATGGAACAATTGGGGTGCATAATGAGCAAGCACAATCCATGATTGATGCAGGTCCTATGAGCGGCAGAACGTTGAAAGAACTAGGCCTTGACCTGGGGCTTGATGGCGTTGTGCTGCATGGTCAGCATCCAGAAACCGTTGCGCATAACGGCAGGATCCTCTATCTGGATTTCCACCCCGTGCGCCGAGGGGATCAAGATTTAGGCTACGTGGTAACCATCCGCGATCGCACCGACATCATTGAACTCAGTGAACGCCTCGACTCTGTGCGCACCATGACCCACGCACTGCGCGCCCAGCGCCACGAGTTTGCCAACCGCATCCACACCGCAACAGGGCTTATCGACGCCGGCCGCGTCCACGACGCGGCAGAGTTTCTAGGCGATATATCCCGCAACGGGGGACAGTCACATCCATTAATCGGATCAGCGCACCTCAATGAAGCATTTTTGAGCTCATTTTTAAGTACTGCTTCTATTTCGGCATCTGAAAAGGGCGTTAGTCTGCGCATCAACTCTGACACGCTCATCCTTGGCACCGTCAAGGAGCCAGAAGATGTAGCAACCATTTTGGGTAATTTAATCAACAATGCCATCGATGCTGCGGTGTCAGGTGAGGCACCACGGTGGATTGATCTTACGCTGATGGATGATGCCGATACGCTGGTCATTTCTGTTGCAGATTCTGGCCCTGGCATTCCAGAGGGCGTGGATGTATTTGCCACAGCCTCCCAGATAGGAGACTCTGAAGATAATGAACGCACCCACGGGCATGGCATTGGACTGAAACTGTGCCGGGCTTTGGCTAGATCACATGGTGGCGATGTCTGGGTGATTGATCAAGGAACCGAAGATGGCGCTGTATTTGGAGTGAAACTACCGGGAGTAATGGAGTAA
- a CDS encoding D-isomer specific 2-hydroxyacid dehydrogenase family protein — protein MKIFVGFGDYPLTTKALKEAGAEIVDSLEKAEGFVFTQTPGTEFPPLPDQVRWVQFPNAGLNAYFTAGQIDDKRRWSNASGVYGQQVAEAAMGLLLGLIHMHPTMVRADSWAPRSQVDQQTRWLDGATVAIVGAGGIGKHLAAMVKPFGAKSLAVSRTGNPTQDFDATAPISNLHQALADADHVVLCVPLTADTHHLIGQAELKAMKPTATLINVARGEVVDTKALVNALDAQEISGAGLDVTDPEPLPDGHPLWGRSNVIITPHVANTLTSMDRMLAPVVAENYRRFLAGEKMLTEVDIHKGY, from the coding sequence ATGAAAATCTTTGTTGGTTTTGGCGATTATCCACTCACCACCAAGGCTTTAAAGGAAGCAGGCGCAGAAATAGTCGACTCCCTTGAGAAGGCCGAAGGGTTTGTGTTTACTCAAACACCAGGCACAGAATTTCCCCCACTTCCCGACCAAGTGCGGTGGGTGCAATTTCCCAATGCAGGGCTTAACGCATATTTCACAGCTGGGCAGATTGATGACAAACGTCGGTGGTCAAATGCATCAGGGGTGTATGGCCAACAGGTTGCCGAAGCAGCAATGGGCCTTTTGCTGGGACTGATTCATATGCACCCCACCATGGTGCGCGCCGATAGTTGGGCACCACGCAGCCAGGTGGATCAGCAGACCAGATGGCTTGATGGCGCAACGGTCGCCATTGTGGGAGCTGGTGGAATCGGTAAACATCTAGCAGCCATGGTGAAACCTTTTGGCGCAAAGTCTTTAGCAGTAAGCAGGACCGGTAACCCAACCCAAGATTTTGATGCCACGGCACCTATATCCAACCTGCACCAGGCGCTTGCCGACGCCGACCATGTGGTGCTGTGCGTACCTCTTACCGCGGATACCCACCATTTGATCGGACAGGCAGAGCTTAAAGCAATGAAGCCGACTGCAACCTTGATCAACGTTGCTCGCGGAGAAGTAGTAGATACAAAAGCTTTAGTTAATGCCTTAGATGCCCAAGAAATATCCGGAGCAGGGCTGGATGTCACCGACCCTGAACCATTGCCCGACGGTCATCCACTGTGGGGTCGCAGCAACGTGATCATTACCCCGCACGTAGCCAACACGTTGACCTCGATGGATCGCATGCTTGCCCCAGTGGTGGCAGAAAACTATCGACGGTTTCTTGCTGGAGAAAAGATGCTGACCGAGGTGGACATCCACAAAGGTTACTAG
- the bsaP gene encoding biotin synthase auxiliary protein BsaP has product MNNDLQMAMILADDPLFHPNTGKPFNSEHKLSPSARAGFEAPRYCQLCGRRMKVQVRPDGWDAECSRHGSVDSSYLGRR; this is encoded by the coding sequence ATGAACAACGATCTCCAAATGGCCATGATTTTGGCCGATGACCCGCTTTTCCACCCCAACACCGGCAAGCCTTTTAATAGTGAACACAAACTGTCACCTTCTGCGCGAGCTGGTTTTGAAGCACCCCGTTATTGCCAACTCTGCGGCCGACGCATGAAAGTCCAAGTCCGCCCCGATGGCTGGGATGCGGAATGCTCACGCCACGGATCCGTCGATTCCTCCTATTTAGGCCGCCGATAA
- a CDS encoding transporter, which yields MNNRAYGLGFFSFLAGLICAAAWVLFIMVFDGQYEFTHPQVFGACVNFALVCVALSYWGYRKRLPWKRIINRIAVGLTIAIGIVFAAVSAPYDDTGLWGVGLVYICVGSFAGAWLVSAVTLAIINLPRMFRSTTNLNPPSENGES from the coding sequence ATGAACAACCGTGCGTACGGCCTGGGATTTTTCAGTTTCCTTGCTGGCCTCATCTGCGCTGCAGCGTGGGTCCTTTTCATCATGGTTTTTGATGGACAATATGAATTCACCCACCCGCAGGTTTTCGGAGCTTGCGTCAACTTCGCCTTAGTGTGCGTCGCACTTTCCTACTGGGGTTATCGAAAGCGTTTACCTTGGAAAAGGATCATCAACCGGATCGCGGTTGGCCTGACCATTGCCATCGGTATCGTATTCGCGGCTGTCTCAGCACCTTACGATGACACAGGGCTGTGGGGAGTCGGGCTCGTCTACATCTGTGTTGGATCATTTGCGGGTGCCTGGCTAGTTAGCGCAGTAACCTTGGCGATCATCAACCTCCCCCGAATGTTTCGATCCACCACAAATTTGAACCCACCGTCGGAAAATGGTGAATCCTAA
- the bioB gene encoding biotin synthase BioB: MTIPGTILDTARTQVLEQGIGLNQQQLMEILTLPEEQIPDLMDLAHQVRLKWCGEEIEVEGIISLKTGGCPEDCHFCSQSGLFESPVRSVWLDIPNLVEAAKQTAKTGATEFCIVAAVKGPDEKLMTQLEEAVLAIHSEVDIDVAASIGTLNEEQVERLAAAGVHRYNHNLETARSYFPQVVTTHTWEERRETLQLVADAGLEVCSGGILGMGESLEQRAEFAVQLAELDPHEVPMNFLDPRPGTPFADRELMDSRDALRSIGAFRLAMPHTMLRFAGGRELTLGDKGSEQGLLGGINAMIVGNYLTTLGRPMEEDLDMMDRLQLPIKVLNKVI; encoded by the coding sequence ATGACCATCCCCGGCACCATCCTTGACACCGCCCGCACCCAAGTTCTGGAACAAGGAATTGGACTTAATCAGCAACAGTTGATGGAGATCCTCACGTTGCCTGAGGAACAGATACCGGATCTGATGGATTTAGCCCACCAAGTTCGACTCAAGTGGTGCGGGGAAGAAATCGAGGTCGAGGGCATTATTTCTCTCAAAACTGGTGGTTGTCCTGAAGATTGTCATTTCTGTTCACAGTCTGGGTTGTTTGAATCGCCGGTGCGTTCGGTGTGGCTGGATATTCCGAATCTGGTGGAAGCCGCAAAGCAAACAGCGAAAACAGGAGCTACTGAGTTCTGTATTGTCGCTGCAGTTAAAGGTCCTGATGAAAAACTCATGACTCAGCTGGAAGAGGCAGTTCTTGCCATTCACTCTGAGGTGGACATTGATGTTGCGGCATCCATTGGAACACTGAACGAGGAACAGGTTGAGCGTCTTGCTGCTGCTGGCGTGCATCGCTATAACCACAACCTGGAAACAGCACGTTCCTACTTTCCCCAGGTTGTAACCACACATACGTGGGAAGAGCGCCGTGAAACTTTGCAGTTGGTTGCCGATGCGGGATTGGAAGTGTGTTCCGGTGGCATCTTAGGTATGGGTGAATCTTTGGAGCAGCGTGCAGAATTCGCTGTGCAGCTAGCGGAGCTTGATCCGCATGAAGTTCCCATGAATTTCCTTGACCCTCGCCCGGGCACGCCGTTTGCTGATCGTGAACTCATGGACAGCCGTGATGCTTTGCGTTCTATCGGTGCCTTCCGCCTTGCCATGCCTCACACGATGCTTCGTTTTGCTGGTGGCCGCGAACTTACCTTGGGTGATAAAGGTTCCGAACAGGGCCTTTTGGGTGGAATTAACGCAATGATCGTTGGAAACTACCTGACCACGCTTGGTCGCCCGATGGAAGAAGACTTGGACATGATGGATCGCCTCCAACTTCCAATCAAGGTTCTTAATAAGGTCATCTAA